The following coding sequences lie in one Pseudomonas sp. SL4(2022) genomic window:
- the truB gene encoding tRNA pseudouridine(55) synthase TruB, whose translation MAQVKRIRRAVDGIILLDKPKGFSSNAALQKVRWLLNAEKAGHTGSLDPLATGVLPLCFGEATKFSQYLLDADKGYETLMQLGVTTTTADAEGEVLECRPVTVGRADIEAVLPDFRGDISQIPPMYSALKRDGQPLYKLARAGEVVEREPRSVTIARLELLDCEAEQARLAVDCSKGTYIRTLVEDIGHLLGCGAHVAELRRTKAGPFDLSRTVTLEELERVHGEGGNEAVDQFLQPVDSGLQHWPLLQFSEHSSFYWLQGQPVRAPEAPKFGMVRVQDHNGRFIGIGEVSEDGRIAPRRLISTKA comes from the coding sequence GTGGCCCAGGTCAAACGTATTCGTCGTGCCGTGGATGGCATCATCCTACTCGATAAGCCCAAAGGCTTTAGTTCCAACGCGGCGCTGCAGAAAGTGCGCTGGTTGCTTAACGCCGAGAAGGCCGGGCACACCGGCAGCTTAGATCCGCTGGCCACAGGTGTATTGCCTCTGTGTTTTGGGGAAGCCACCAAGTTTTCCCAATACCTGCTCGATGCCGACAAAGGTTATGAAACGCTGATGCAGTTGGGTGTCACCACCACCACTGCGGATGCCGAGGGTGAGGTGTTGGAATGTCGCCCTGTGACCGTTGGTCGCGCCGATATTGAAGCGGTGCTCCCGGATTTTCGCGGTGATATCAGTCAGATACCGCCGATGTACTCAGCCCTTAAACGTGATGGTCAGCCACTTTACAAGCTGGCCCGTGCAGGTGAAGTAGTGGAGCGCGAGCCGCGTTCTGTTACTATTGCGCGCCTGGAATTACTGGACTGCGAAGCGGAGCAAGCGCGCCTGGCGGTCGATTGCAGCAAAGGCACGTACATCCGCACTCTGGTCGAAGACATCGGCCACTTGCTGGGTTGTGGTGCACACGTTGCTGAGCTGCGCAGAACCAAAGCCGGCCCTTTCGATTTGAGCCGCACCGTAACGCTCGAAGAGCTGGAGCGGGTGCATGGCGAAGGTGGCAATGAGGCCGTTGACCAGTTCCTGCAACCCGTCGACAGCGGTTTGCAACATTGGCCGCTGCTGCAGTTCTCCGAGCACAGTTCGTTCTACTGGCTGCAAGGGCAGCCAGTACGCGCCCCCGAAGCGCCGAAGTTCGGCATGGTTCGGGTACAGGACCACAACGGCCGCTTTATCGGGATCGGTGAAGTGAGCGAAGACGGACGCATTGCGCCGCGTCGATTGATTTCAACCAAGGCTTAG
- the rbfA gene encoding 30S ribosome-binding factor RbfA, whose translation MAKEFSRAQRIGDQIQRELAQLIRMEVKDPRLGGLVTITAVDVSRDSSHAKVYVTVMGGEPEDGVDSVAQSIKVLNDASGFLRMQLGRAMKLRSVPNLRFHYDESVVRGAQLSALIERAVSEDRLHDDAPTEAKE comes from the coding sequence ATGGCCAAAGAATTTAGCCGTGCCCAGCGCATCGGCGATCAGATACAGCGCGAACTGGCGCAGTTGATCCGTATGGAAGTTAAAGACCCGCGCTTGGGTGGGTTGGTGACGATTACTGCGGTGGATGTCAGTCGCGACTCCAGCCATGCCAAGGTGTATGTCACCGTCATGGGCGGTGAACCTGAGGACGGTGTGGACAGCGTGGCGCAGAGTATCAAGGTACTCAACGACGCCAGCGGTTTTTTGCGTATGCAGTTGGGCCGGGCGATGAAGCTGCGCAGTGTGCCGAATTTGCGCTTTCACTACGATGAGAGTGTCGTGCGTGGCGCGCAGCTGTCAGCGTTGATCGAGCGTGCGGTCAGCGAAGATCGTCTGCACGACGATGCCCCCACCGAGGCCAAGGAGTAA
- the infB gene encoding translation initiation factor IF-2 — protein sequence MTQVTVKELAQVVNTPVERLLQQMREAGLPHSSAEQAVTDSEKQALLAHLKSSHGDKVEEPRKITLQRKTTSTLRVAGSKTISVEVRKKKTFVKRSAEEIEAEKQRELAEQRAAVEAARLKAEEEAKQRAAEDAQRPAAAPAAVDAPAEAAPVVDVELPVVTAPVVEERKKDEPRRPDKARNDDADRRGGERKTTQHRPTVKEKAPAPRVAPRTIDEESDGFRRGGRGKAKLKKRNQHGFQSPTGPIVRDVKIGETITVGDLAQQMSVKAAEIIKFMFKLGTPATINQVLDQETAQLVAEELGHKVTLVSDTALEDSLAESLKFEGETFARAPVVTVMGHVDHGKTSLLDYIRRAKVAAGEAGGITQHIGAYHVETERGMVTFLDTPGHAAFTAMRARGAKATDIVILVVAADDGVMPQTIEAVQHAQAAGVPLVVAVNKIDKPGADLDRIRSELSVHGVTSEEWGGDTPFVPVSAKVGTGVDELLEAVLLQAEILELKATPSAPGRGVVVESRLDKGRGPVATVLVQDGTLRQGDMVLIGSNYGRIRAMLDENGKPIKEAGPSIPVEILGLDGTPDAGDDMSVLADEKKAREVALFRQGKFREVKLARAHAGKLENIFENMGQEEKKTLNIVLKSDVRGSLEALQGSLSGLGNDEVQVRVVGGGVGGITESDANLALASNAVLFGFNVRADAGARKIVEQEGLDMRYYNVIYDIIEDVKKALTGMLGSDVRENILGIAEVRDVFRSPKFGAIAGCMVVEGTVYRNRPIRVLRDDVVIFEGELESLRRFKDDASEVRNGMECGIGVKSYNDVKVGDKIEVFEKVQVARSL from the coding sequence ATGACGCAAGTCACGGTTAAAGAACTGGCCCAAGTGGTCAATACGCCGGTTGAGCGACTGCTGCAGCAAATGCGTGAGGCGGGTTTGCCGCACAGCAGTGCTGAGCAGGCAGTGACCGACAGTGAGAAGCAGGCCCTGTTGGCCCACCTCAAGAGCAGTCACGGCGACAAGGTCGAAGAGCCGCGCAAGATTACTTTGCAGCGCAAGACCACCAGCACCCTGCGGGTTGCCGGTAGCAAGACCATTAGCGTTGAAGTGCGCAAGAAGAAAACCTTCGTCAAGCGCAGCGCCGAAGAGATCGAAGCTGAAAAGCAGCGTGAGCTTGCTGAGCAGCGTGCGGCTGTCGAAGCGGCGCGCCTGAAGGCTGAAGAAGAAGCCAAGCAGCGCGCGGCTGAGGATGCTCAGCGTCCGGCTGCCGCACCTGCTGCTGTTGACGCGCCTGCCGAAGCCGCTCCGGTTGTTGATGTCGAGCTTCCAGTGGTTACCGCGCCGGTTGTCGAAGAGCGCAAGAAAGACGAGCCGCGTCGTCCAGACAAAGCACGCAATGATGATGCCGATCGTCGTGGTGGTGAGCGCAAAACCACCCAGCATCGCCCTACCGTCAAAGAGAAGGCGCCGGCACCGCGCGTTGCTCCGCGTACCATCGATGAGGAAAGCGATGGCTTCCGTCGCGGTGGCCGCGGCAAGGCCAAGCTGAAGAAACGTAACCAGCACGGCTTCCAGAGCCCGACGGGTCCGATCGTGCGTGATGTTAAGATCGGGGAGACCATCACGGTGGGCGATCTCGCTCAGCAGATGTCGGTCAAGGCCGCTGAAATCATTAAGTTCATGTTCAAGCTGGGCACCCCGGCGACCATCAACCAGGTGCTGGATCAGGAAACTGCCCAGTTGGTTGCTGAAGAGCTGGGTCACAAAGTTACCCTGGTCAGCGACACCGCCCTGGAAGACTCCCTGGCTGAGTCGCTGAAGTTCGAAGGCGAGACCTTTGCCCGTGCGCCGGTTGTGACTGTAATGGGTCACGTTGACCACGGTAAAACCTCGCTGCTCGACTACATTCGCCGCGCCAAGGTGGCGGCTGGCGAAGCCGGCGGTATTACCCAGCACATCGGTGCCTACCACGTAGAAACCGAACGCGGCATGGTCACCTTCCTCGACACCCCGGGTCACGCCGCGTTTACCGCCATGCGTGCCCGTGGTGCCAAGGCGACCGATATCGTGATTCTGGTGGTTGCAGCCGATGACGGCGTGATGCCGCAGACCATTGAAGCTGTTCAGCATGCCCAGGCCGCTGGTGTACCGCTGGTGGTTGCCGTGAACAAGATCGACAAGCCGGGCGCTGACCTTGATCGCATTCGTAGCGAGCTGTCGGTGCACGGTGTGACCTCGGAAGAGTGGGGTGGTGATACGCCGTTCGTTCCTGTGTCGGCGAAAGTCGGTACCGGTGTCGACGAACTGCTGGAAGCCGTGTTGCTGCAGGCCGAAATTCTCGAGCTGAAAGCCACTCCGTCGGCCCCAGGCCGTGGTGTTGTGGTTGAATCGCGTCTGGATAAAGGCCGCGGCCCGGTTGCGACCGTGCTGGTTCAGGACGGTACTCTGCGCCAAGGCGACATGGTGCTGATCGGCTCCAACTACGGTCGTATCCGCGCCATGCTCGACGAGAATGGCAAGCCGATCAAAGAAGCCGGCCCGTCGATTCCGGTCGAGATTCTCGGCCTGGACGGCACCCCGGATGCGGGCGACGACATGAGCGTGCTGGCTGACGAGAAGAAAGCTCGTGAAGTCGCGCTGTTCCGTCAAGGCAAGTTCCGCGAAGTGAAACTGGCCCGTGCCCACGCTGGCAAGCTGGAAAACATCTTCGAGAACATGGGGCAGGAAGAGAAGAAGACGCTCAACATCGTCCTCAAATCCGACGTTCGTGGTTCTCTGGAAGCGCTGCAAGGCTCGCTCAGCGGCTTGGGTAACGATGAAGTGCAGGTGCGTGTGGTCGGTGGCGGCGTCGGTGGTATCACCGAGTCCGATGCCAACCTGGCGCTGGCCTCCAATGCTGTACTGTTTGGCTTTAACGTGCGTGCCGATGCCGGCGCGCGCAAGATCGTCGAGCAGGAAGGTCTGGATATGCGTTACTACAACGTGATCTACGACATCATCGAAGACGTCAAGAAGGCCCTGACCGGCATGCTCGGCAGTGATGTTCGCGAGAACATCCTGGGTATTGCTGAAGTGCGTGACGTGTTCCGTTCGCCGAAATTCGGTGCGATCGCCGGTTGTATGGTGGTCGAGGGTACGGTTTACCGTAACCGTCCGATCCGCGTACTGCGCGATGATGTAGTGATTTTCGAAGGCGAGCTGGAATCTCTGCGTCGCTTCAAAGACGATGCCTCCGAAGTGCGTAATGGCATGGAGTGCGGGATCGGTGTGAAGAGCTACAACGACGTCAAAGTCGGCGACAAGATCGAAGTGTTCGAGAAAGTCCAAGTGGCCCGTAGCCTGTAA
- the nusA gene encoding transcription termination factor NusA, with protein sequence MSKEVLLVVESVSNEKGVPAGVIFEALELALATATKKRFEDEVELRVVINRHNGSYETFRCWTVVEESDFDDPAHQVTTDMPRAVEANAKVGDVLEEKIESIEFGRIAAQTAKQVIVQKVREAERAQVVEAYRERLGEIISGTVKKVTRDSVIVDLGNNAEAMLAREDIISRETFRVGVRLRALLKEIRTENRGPQLILSRTAPEMLIELFRIEVPEIAEELIEVMGASRDPGSRAKLAVRSKDKRIDPQGACIGMRGSRVQAVSGELAGERVDIVLWDDNPAQFVINAMSPAEVAAIIVDEDAHAMDIAVGADNLAQAIGRGGQNVRLASQLTGWTLNVMTEADIQAKQQAETGDILQRFIDELEVDEELAQVLVEEGFTSLEEIAYVPMEEMLSIDGFDEDIVNELRARAKDRLLTKAIANEEKLADAHPAEDLLSLEGMDKALAHELAVRGVINREDLAEQSIDDLLDIDGIDAERAGKLIMAARAHWFE encoded by the coding sequence ATGAGCAAAGAAGTACTGCTGGTTGTTGAGTCGGTGTCCAACGAAAAGGGCGTACCGGCGGGCGTAATTTTTGAAGCGCTGGAGCTGGCTCTGGCCACTGCTACCAAAAAGCGTTTTGAGGACGAGGTCGAGTTGCGTGTGGTGATCAACCGCCACAACGGAAGCTACGAAACATTCCGCTGCTGGACAGTGGTTGAAGAAAGTGACTTTGATGATCCTGCACATCAGGTCACCACTGACATGCCGCGTGCGGTCGAAGCCAACGCCAAAGTTGGCGACGTGCTGGAAGAGAAGATCGAATCCATCGAGTTCGGCCGCATTGCTGCGCAAACCGCGAAGCAGGTGATTGTGCAGAAGGTTCGCGAAGCTGAGCGTGCTCAGGTGGTTGAGGCCTATCGCGAGCGTCTGGGTGAAATCATCTCCGGCACCGTGAAGAAAGTGACCCGTGACAGCGTGATCGTTGACCTGGGTAACAATGCCGAGGCCATGCTGGCTCGCGAAGACATCATCTCCCGCGAAACCTTCCGCGTCGGTGTGCGTCTGCGTGCGCTGCTCAAGGAAATCCGTACCGAGAACCGCGGCCCGCAACTCATTCTGTCGCGTACTGCGCCGGAAATGCTGATCGAGTTGTTCCGCATCGAAGTGCCGGAAATCGCTGAAGAGCTGATCGAAGTCATGGGTGCGTCCCGTGATCCGGGTTCGCGCGCCAAGCTGGCCGTGCGTTCCAAAGATAAACGTATCGACCCGCAAGGTGCCTGTATCGGTATGCGCGGTTCGCGCGTGCAGGCGGTTTCTGGGGAGTTGGCCGGTGAGCGGGTCGACATCGTGCTGTGGGACGACAACCCCGCGCAGTTCGTGATCAACGCCATGTCGCCCGCCGAAGTGGCCGCCATCATTGTCGACGAAGATGCCCATGCCATGGACATCGCCGTTGGCGCAGACAACCTTGCTCAGGCCATTGGCCGCGGCGGTCAGAACGTGCGTTTGGCGAGTCAGCTGACTGGCTGGACCCTGAACGTGATGACCGAGGCGGACATTCAGGCTAAACAGCAAGCTGAAACAGGCGATATCCTGCAGCGCTTTATCGACGAGCTTGAAGTCGACGAAGAGCTTGCCCAGGTGTTAGTCGAAGAGGGCTTCACCAGCCTTGAAGAAATTGCCTACGTACCGATGGAAGAGATGCTCAGCATCGATGGTTTTGACGAGGATATCGTCAATGAGCTTCGTGCTCGCGCCAAAGATCGCCTGCTGACCAAAGCCATCGCCAACGAGGAAAAGCTGGCAGATGCCCACCCAGCCGAAGACTTGCTCTCGCTTGAGGGGATGGATAAGGCGCTTGCGCATGAACTGGCAGTGCGCGGCGTTATTAACCGCGAAGACCTGGCCGAGCAGTCGATTGATGACCTGCTCGACATCGACGGTATCGACGCTGAGCGAGCCGGCAAGTTGATCATGGCCGCCCGAGCCCATTGGTTCGAGTAA